GCCCCGCCGTCGACGGCCATCGCCGCGCCCGTGACGAACGACGAGCGGTCGCTGCACAGCCAGGCCGCCGCCTGGGCGACCTCGTCCGGACCCGACATGCGGCGCTGCACCGAGTGCGCGAGGAAGACCTCCTCCAGGTCCGGGTCGACCCCGAGGACCTCCTCCATCATCTCGGTCCTGGTGCTGCCCACGACGAGCGCGTTGACCCGGACGCCCCGGCGCCCGTAGTCCAGGGCCGCGGCGCGGGTCAGCCCGATCACCGCGTGCTTCGCGGCGACGTACGCGGCCGACGCGCCGGTCGCCCGGAGCCCGGCCACGCTGGAGGTGTTGACCACCGACCCGCCGGCCCCGGATCCGAGCATCACCGGGACCTGGTGGCGCAGGCAGTTCCACACCCCGCGCAGGTTGACGTCGAGGGTGCGTTCGTAGACCTCGTCGTCGATCTCGTGGAGCGGGGTACCCGCCGTGGCGTAACCGGCGTTGTTGAAGGCGGCGTCGAGCGTGCCGAACGTCTCCACGGCGGTCGCCACCGCCCGTTCGACGTCGTCCGAGGAGGCGACGTCGCCCCGCACCGCCACCGCACGGCCGCCGTCCGCGCGGATC
Above is a window of Streptomyces subrutilus DNA encoding:
- a CDS encoding SDR family NAD(P)-dependent oxidoreductase, which gives rise to MITGASSGIGAAAARLFAAEGAAVVLVARRKERLDLLVEEIRADGGRAVAVRGDVASSDDVERAVATAVETFGTLDAAFNNAGYATAGTPLHEIDDEVYERTLDVNLRGVWNCLRHQVPVMLGSGAGGSVVNTSSVAGLRATGASAAYVAAKHAVIGLTRAAALDYGRRGVRVNALVVGSTRTEMMEEVLGVDPDLEEVFLAHSVQRRMSGPDEVAQAAAWLCSDRSSFVTGAAMAVDGGATAL